The following are from one region of the Vibrio rarus genome:
- a CDS encoding penicillin-binding protein activator, with product MAQKNRSGYSVSRILTPIALSVLLAACSSPSSDPELAQQSNILNQPTQTSEYYLIKADSADGELQIDWLILSLKAAVKENNIDLANRIIQRLAKQNMSEGQQAEWQLARAQLLLNEEQPTDALKQLNFRNEWRLESSQWQRYYELRSTIYQALYQPLKAAREQVLKADFIAEDQQQANVEQIWALLTSATADELKAMVVAENEQELQGWRKLAILHQSYSHNVPKLQKSLQAWIDANIHHPAALYTPKEILDILALEIVQPEKTALVLPLSGKFAKQASVIRDGFVFAMMQDENRLPDTDYLIIDSNKNNPQQIQQQLQEQDVDFIVGPLMRNTIEQLQDIQQQSSSPIPMLALNFPKDILEDTDFCYVTLSPEQEAAEAAQHLAESGAKYPLIIAPRGSYGKRMTAAFKKAWEENNETKSSVSYFTSKSQLQYAVNNVFGLRASQRRITQMNSLMHMEMESEERSRRDIDAVYIVAGDAELNLIKPFINVAINPEATPPKLYANSLSNTGIKRPSQDLSGVIYSDIPMLVEPNEELDSQMLEVWGKSNNQQKRLRALGMDAYSLINALPNMKISPEHSIKGQTGVLSINDQCVIQRQLSWAEYESIK from the coding sequence ATGGCGCAAAAAAATCGATCTGGATACAGTGTATCACGCATTCTTACTCCCATTGCATTGTCCGTGCTTCTTGCGGCTTGTTCAAGTCCATCCTCTGACCCAGAGCTTGCACAGCAATCCAATATCCTCAATCAACCGACTCAAACTTCAGAGTACTACTTGATCAAGGCGGATTCCGCTGATGGCGAATTGCAAATAGATTGGCTCATTCTCTCGTTAAAAGCAGCAGTAAAAGAGAATAACATTGACTTAGCCAATCGCATTATTCAGCGACTTGCAAAGCAAAACATGAGTGAAGGACAGCAAGCTGAGTGGCAACTAGCCCGAGCTCAATTGCTGTTAAACGAGGAGCAACCTACCGATGCGTTGAAGCAACTTAACTTCCGTAACGAGTGGCGTCTCGAGTCTTCTCAATGGCAACGATACTATGAGCTTCGTTCAACCATTTATCAAGCCCTCTACCAACCACTAAAAGCGGCTCGTGAGCAAGTACTTAAAGCGGACTTTATTGCCGAAGATCAACAGCAAGCCAATGTTGAGCAAATTTGGGCGTTATTGACCAGCGCTACCGCTGATGAGCTTAAAGCCATGGTGGTGGCTGAAAATGAACAGGAGCTGCAAGGTTGGCGAAAACTGGCCATTTTACATCAGTCATACAGCCACAATGTTCCTAAGTTACAAAAATCTCTGCAGGCGTGGATTGATGCCAACATTCATCATCCAGCAGCACTCTACACCCCTAAAGAAATTTTAGATATTCTTGCCTTAGAGATTGTCCAACCAGAGAAAACAGCACTGGTGCTGCCTCTAAGTGGCAAATTTGCCAAACAAGCCTCGGTAATTAGAGACGGTTTTGTCTTTGCTATGATGCAAGATGAAAACCGCCTTCCAGATACGGATTATCTTATTATCGATAGTAACAAGAACAATCCACAACAGATTCAACAACAATTACAAGAGCAGGATGTGGACTTTATTGTTGGCCCACTCATGCGTAATACTATTGAGCAACTGCAAGATATTCAGCAACAAAGTTCTAGTCCAATCCCAATGCTAGCGCTTAACTTCCCTAAAGATATATTGGAAGATACCGATTTCTGCTACGTCACTCTTTCTCCGGAGCAAGAGGCAGCAGAAGCGGCTCAACACCTTGCAGAGTCAGGTGCTAAGTATCCACTGATTATTGCTCCTAGGGGCAGTTACGGTAAGCGTATGACCGCAGCGTTCAAAAAAGCATGGGAAGAAAATAACGAAACTAAGAGCTCTGTCTCCTACTTTACCTCAAAAAGCCAATTACAATATGCCGTAAATAATGTGTTTGGACTGCGAGCGAGTCAACGACGCATCACTCAAATGAACAGTCTAATGCATATGGAGATGGAGTCCGAAGAGCGTTCTCGTAGAGACATCGACGCTGTCTATATTGTTGCAGGTGACGCTGAGTTAAACCTCATTAAACCATTTATTAATGTGGCGATTAACCCTGAAGCGACACCACCTAAGCTATACGCAAACTCACTAAGCAATACCGGCATTAAACGACCTTCTCAGGATTTGTCTGGCGTAATCTATAGTGATATACCTATGTTGGTTGAACCAAACGAAGAGCTTGATTCTCAAATGTTAGAAGTTTGGGGGAAATCCAATAATCAACAAAAACGCTTACGCGCACTCGGTATGGATGCATACAGCTTGATTAATGCGTTACCAAATATGAAAATCAGTCCGGAGCACTCTATTAAAGGGCAAACTGGGGTACTTAGCATTAATGACCAGTGTGTCATTCAACGCCAGCTTAGCTGGGCTGAGTATGAGTCCATTAAGTAA
- the rsmI gene encoding 16S rRNA (cytidine(1402)-2'-O)-methyltransferase: MTDNNSFDSSPATLYIVPTPIGNLGDITQRAIDVLKGVDLIAAEDTRHTGRLLSHLNIATRTFALHDHNEQQKAQLLVEKLQQGQTIALVSDAGTPLISDPGYHLVNQCRHAGIRVVPLPGACAVITALSASGLPSDRFSFEGFLPPKSKGRKDRFLELIKVERTCIFYESPHRIMDSLADMLQVFGPERQVVLARELTKTFETIQGLPLGELIPWLEEDANRIRGEMVLLVHGYREQSSDELPEEARRTLAILTKELPLKKAAALTAEIYSLKKNALYKWGLEHLD, from the coding sequence ATGACAGATAACAATTCTTTTGATTCTTCGCCTGCAACCCTCTATATCGTCCCAACTCCAATAGGAAATTTAGGGGATATAACGCAGCGTGCAATCGATGTTTTAAAGGGCGTAGACCTTATAGCCGCTGAAGATACGCGTCACACTGGGCGACTGCTTTCACACTTAAATATTGCGACGCGCACTTTTGCTTTGCATGATCATAATGAACAACAAAAAGCTCAGTTATTAGTTGAAAAACTGCAACAAGGGCAGACCATCGCCCTAGTTTCTGATGCAGGAACGCCATTAATTAGTGATCCTGGCTATCATTTAGTCAACCAGTGCCGACATGCCGGTATTCGTGTTGTGCCTCTACCGGGAGCATGTGCAGTCATTACCGCATTGAGTGCTTCAGGTTTGCCATCGGACCGTTTCAGCTTTGAAGGTTTTTTACCACCGAAGAGCAAAGGGCGTAAAGACCGATTCTTAGAGCTGATTAAGGTTGAGCGCACTTGTATCTTTTATGAGTCCCCTCATAGAATCATGGACTCATTAGCCGATATGTTGCAGGTGTTTGGTCCTGAGCGACAAGTGGTTTTGGCAAGAGAGCTGACAAAAACCTTTGAGACGATTCAAGGTTTGCCATTGGGAGAGTTGATTCCTTGGCTTGAGGAAGATGCCAACCGTATTCGTGGTGAAATGGTGTTGCTAGTGCATGGTTATCGTGAGCAAAGCAGTGATGAACTTCCAGAAGAAGCGCGTCGTACCTTGGCTATTTTGACCAAAGAGTTACCTCTTAAAAAAGCAGCGGCACTGACTGCTGAAATTTATAGCCTGAAAAAGAACGCCTTGTATAAGTGGGGATTGGAGCATTTAGATTAG
- a CDS encoding DUF6538 domain-containing protein, producing the protein MKYIQQRKQTYYFRLKLPQYLQFKFKNSEIVRSLNTDSYSMACYKVTKKLPAINSFLNMPLDLTNELEELFKELTDFSTIDQWTVSVPLQTIKRRTKKIQT; encoded by the coding sequence ATGAAATACATTCAACAGCGTAAGCAAACGTATTACTTTCGCTTAAAACTCCCTCAGTATCTCCAGTTTAAATTCAAAAATAGTGAAATAGTTCGCTCATTAAATACAGACTCATACAGTATGGCATGCTATAAGGTGACTAAGAAATTACCTGCCATAAATAGCTTCCTAAATATGCCATTAGACCTCACAAACGAACTAGAAGAGCTTTTCAAAGAGCTTACTGATTTCTCTACTATAGACCAGTGGACGGTAAGCGTACCACTACAAACTATAAAACGACGTACAAAGAAAATTCAGACTTGA
- a CDS encoding TrmB family transcriptional regulator — MSDLVTKLMNFGFTKTDSLVYINLLKNGCASGYKIAKDISLSRSSVYSSIDNLYKNGYIFMSDGDTKEYEAKSPELIFNQIEKSTVENIHILKKELSRMMITEEKEFVYNVTGIDNLVQKAQEVIELAQVEIYLNTDFQLDPRFSAELIEAAERGVRIITFSFNRIAVPHPKIELYTRSDNEETAYPSHRFMIVADMKQGLMFSHREETVGLYTNNRLLVKMIAEHIHSDIYLTEYEKLAPDKRVRIGTIHELDNPMVHDDMKRQPQ, encoded by the coding sequence GTGTCAGACTTGGTTACTAAGTTGATGAATTTTGGTTTTACGAAGACGGATTCCTTGGTCTATATCAACCTTCTAAAAAACGGTTGTGCCAGTGGCTACAAAATCGCGAAAGATATCTCTCTATCGCGTTCTTCTGTCTACTCTTCCATCGATAACCTATACAAAAATGGTTATATCTTTATGTCCGATGGAGACACGAAAGAGTACGAAGCCAAATCTCCAGAGCTTATCTTTAACCAAATCGAAAAGAGTACCGTAGAAAACATCCATATCCTTAAGAAAGAGTTGTCACGAATGATGATCACTGAGGAAAAAGAGTTTGTGTACAACGTCACTGGTATCGACAACTTAGTCCAGAAAGCCCAAGAGGTGATCGAGTTAGCTCAGGTAGAAATTTACCTCAACACCGACTTTCAACTTGACCCGAGATTCTCAGCAGAATTGATTGAGGCGGCTGAGCGTGGAGTGCGAATTATCACCTTCTCATTTAATCGCATCGCGGTACCTCATCCCAAAATTGAGCTCTACACTCGCTCAGATAATGAAGAGACCGCGTATCCTTCCCACCGCTTTATGATTGTTGCCGATATGAAACAGGGCTTAATGTTCTCTCATCGAGAAGAGACTGTAGGCTTATATACCAACAATCGTCTGTTGGTGAAAATGATTGCCGAGCATATTCACAGCGATATCTATCTCACTGAATACGAAAAGCTGGCACCGGATAAACGTGTGCGTATCGGTACTATACATGAACTGGACAATCCCATGGTTCATGACGATATGAAACGTCAGCCTCAGTAA
- a CDS encoding ROK family protein, with amino-acid sequence MHLEISIDKVQLKATMLDEHLNTVYLSQQGLNQTALKVKQLVFQLVENFQWAYSTFCSIGLAITEEVQIWLERHQLALSTLIEQHYRIPCSKSNFIEAGLQSSPDVLSQIKLREELCVVLDNECELYSCSRTRRSISQRTIRAIPCAYVDLPDYDFVLDGLVTSCSCANEACTEQFVSVSGLERQYEQILLKRPNVKEIFCALESGDPITARTYQRNIDMRLAFKPHIENSLPRSLLILGSVSRYSTLTSDLKVTLSRCGNNVSLPEALSLPYDDFSLARGAVQTKAQLLAPQVRL; translated from the coding sequence ATGCATCTGGAGATCTCAATAGATAAAGTTCAACTAAAGGCGACGATGCTTGATGAGCATCTCAATACTGTATATTTGAGTCAGCAAGGCCTCAATCAGACCGCGCTGAAAGTTAAACAGCTGGTGTTTCAGCTAGTCGAAAACTTTCAATGGGCATACAGTACATTCTGTTCGATTGGGTTAGCGATAACAGAGGAAGTTCAAATCTGGCTTGAGCGTCATCAATTGGCGTTATCCACCCTGATTGAACAGCACTATCGAATCCCTTGCAGCAAAAGTAACTTTATCGAAGCTGGTTTACAGAGTTCACCTGATGTCTTATCGCAGATAAAACTCAGAGAAGAGTTGTGCGTTGTACTCGATAACGAGTGCGAGCTCTACTCTTGCAGTAGAACTCGTCGAAGTATTTCTCAACGTACCATACGAGCGATTCCCTGCGCATATGTCGATCTTCCGGACTACGACTTTGTCCTTGATGGTCTCGTTACTAGCTGCAGTTGTGCGAATGAAGCGTGTACTGAACAGTTTGTTTCGGTTTCAGGATTGGAGCGACAGTATGAGCAAATCCTGCTTAAACGCCCCAATGTAAAAGAGATATTCTGCGCATTAGAATCAGGAGACCCTATTACCGCACGTACCTATCAACGCAACATCGATATGAGGCTAGCGTTCAAGCCTCATATCGAAAATAGCTTGCCCAGAAGTTTGCTAATACTTGGCAGCGTGTCGCGCTACTCCACTCTTACAAGTGACCTTAAGGTCACACTCAGTCGTTGTGGTAACAATGTGTCATTACCGGAAGCGTTAAGTTTGCCCTATGACGATTTTTCTCTTGCTCGCGGAGCAGTTCAAACAAAAGCGCAGCTACTTGCACCTCAAGTTAGGCTCTGA
- a CDS encoding glycoside hydrolase family 13 protein gives MITRSSLTHTLKSADSYAYDEQTLHLRLKCAKDEVERVSLWIGDPYHWAEGGLDGGNLGGSDAHGWVGGNEVVMEREGVTEHHDHWFAQFIPPKRRSRYGFILYGKDGEKILFGEKRTVDLDSKAAEEIELSNLSNFFCFPYINPKDVLVTPQWAKSTVWYQIFPERFANGRPEISPKNAEPWGSVPTSSNFMGGDLWGVIEHIDYLKNLGVNGLYLCPVFTANTSHKYDTVDYFNVDPHFGGNEAFRALIKEAHDRGMKVMLDAVFNHIGDQHPFWLDVVKNGEKSQYADWFWINQFPVYPDTDKSKWDCWNFNYETFGNVLEMPKLNTEHQPCREYLLDVARYWVEEFDIDGWRLDVANEVDHQFWREFRNVVKQVKPDCYILGEIWHEGMPWLRGDQFDSLMNYPMTQAITDYFALDAHNKQQFMETVTSAYLAYPRNVNEAMFNLLESHDTTRLISLCGNDLRRAKLAYLFMFTQSGAPCIYYGGEVAMEGRKGMGLEDNRRCMNWSPNQTELDFKIFIEQMIELRKSDDSFNQPYIDWIETHHPSVVGYQRGSRRFLINNSDSPASVTLDNRGISLSAYGYWYD, from the coding sequence ATGATTACCCGAAGCTCACTAACACATACACTGAAAAGTGCCGACAGCTACGCTTACGATGAGCAGACTCTGCACCTGAGACTTAAATGTGCCAAAGACGAAGTTGAGCGCGTTAGCTTATGGATAGGTGACCCTTATCACTGGGCAGAAGGAGGCTTAGACGGTGGTAACCTCGGCGGCAGCGATGCTCATGGCTGGGTCGGTGGCAACGAAGTTGTAATGGAACGAGAAGGTGTCACCGAACATCACGACCACTGGTTTGCGCAATTTATACCGCCTAAACGCCGCAGTCGTTACGGTTTTATTCTCTACGGAAAAGATGGTGAAAAAATACTGTTTGGCGAGAAACGTACCGTTGATTTAGACAGCAAGGCAGCGGAAGAAATTGAGCTTAGCAATCTGAGTAATTTCTTCTGCTTCCCTTATATCAACCCAAAAGATGTTCTGGTCACTCCACAATGGGCCAAGTCAACCGTTTGGTATCAGATCTTCCCTGAACGATTTGCCAACGGCAGACCAGAAATAAGTCCGAAAAATGCTGAGCCATGGGGAAGCGTACCAACCTCAAGTAACTTTATGGGCGGTGACTTATGGGGCGTAATCGAACATATCGATTATCTGAAAAATTTGGGGGTCAACGGACTCTATCTGTGCCCAGTTTTTACTGCCAATACCAGCCATAAGTACGACACGGTTGATTACTTCAATGTCGATCCTCACTTTGGCGGTAATGAAGCATTCAGAGCTCTGATTAAAGAGGCGCATGATCGAGGCATGAAAGTTATGCTCGACGCGGTGTTCAATCACATCGGCGATCAACACCCGTTCTGGTTAGACGTGGTTAAAAACGGCGAAAAATCTCAATACGCAGACTGGTTCTGGATCAATCAGTTCCCCGTTTATCCCGACACTGACAAATCGAAGTGGGACTGCTGGAACTTCAACTACGAAACGTTTGGCAACGTACTTGAGATGCCAAAACTCAACACTGAACATCAGCCATGTCGTGAATACCTGTTAGATGTCGCTCGCTACTGGGTAGAAGAGTTCGACATCGACGGCTGGAGACTGGATGTCGCCAATGAAGTTGACCACCAGTTCTGGCGTGAGTTTCGCAACGTAGTTAAGCAGGTAAAACCAGACTGCTACATTCTGGGGGAGATTTGGCACGAAGGTATGCCATGGTTGCGTGGTGATCAGTTCGATTCGTTAATGAACTACCCTATGACTCAGGCCATTACCGATTACTTTGCCCTTGATGCTCATAACAAACAGCAGTTTATGGAGACAGTCACCAGCGCTTATCTGGCTTATCCACGCAACGTTAATGAAGCGATGTTTAATTTACTTGAAAGCCACGATACCACCCGCCTGATTAGTCTTTGCGGTAACGATCTTCGTCGGGCGAAGCTAGCGTATCTGTTTATGTTCACTCAATCTGGCGCTCCCTGTATTTACTATGGCGGCGAAGTCGCGATGGAAGGGAGAAAAGGCATGGGACTTGAAGATAATCGCCGCTGTATGAACTGGTCTCCAAACCAGACTGAACTCGATTTCAAAATCTTCATTGAACAAATGATCGAGTTAAGAAAAAGCGATGACAGCTTTAATCAACCATACATCGACTGGATAGAGACTCATCATCCTAGCGTTGTCGGCTATCAACGCGGCTCAAGACGCTTCCTGATCAACAATAGCGATTCTCCGGCTAGCGTAACGCTAGATAATCGTGGCATCAGTTTATCTGCTTACGGTTACTGGTACGACTAA
- a CDS encoding sugar ABC transporter permease — protein sequence MKFLLQKLATGLVYLFLLTNALLVLGPVIWTVLASFKPGSNMFSSSFSGWSFSLEHYVALFQDTPYLQWYLNTFALATANMLISLVVVTMTAYVFSRYRFKGKRNVLMGVLVLQMFPAFLSMTAIYILLSKLNLIDTYAGLLFVYVAGSLPFMTWLVKGYFDAIPTSLDEAAKIDGAGHMTIFIEIILPLARPILVFVALVSFTGPWMDFILPTLILRSEEKMTLAIGIFSWITSNSAENFTLFAAGSLLVAIPITLLFVATQKHITTGLVSGAVKE from the coding sequence ATGAAGTTTCTGTTGCAAAAATTAGCCACAGGTTTGGTCTATCTGTTCCTGTTAACCAATGCATTACTGGTTTTAGGACCGGTTATCTGGACAGTATTGGCGTCCTTCAAACCGGGTAGCAATATGTTCAGCTCTTCGTTTTCTGGCTGGAGCTTTTCACTAGAGCATTATGTGGCGCTGTTTCAGGATACCCCTTACCTGCAGTGGTATCTCAACACCTTCGCTCTGGCAACGGCGAATATGCTGATTTCTCTGGTGGTGGTCACCATGACTGCTTACGTGTTCTCACGCTATCGATTTAAAGGCAAACGCAATGTCTTGATGGGGGTGCTGGTATTGCAGATGTTCCCTGCTTTCTTATCGATGACAGCGATTTATATCCTGCTATCGAAACTCAACCTGATCGATACCTATGCCGGTTTGTTGTTTGTCTACGTCGCTGGCTCGTTACCGTTTATGACTTGGCTAGTGAAGGGCTACTTTGACGCGATTCCGACTTCGCTCGATGAGGCAGCAAAAATCGACGGTGCAGGGCATATGACTATTTTTATCGAGATCATCTTACCTCTGGCGAGGCCGATCTTGGTATTTGTCGCTCTCGTGTCATTTACTGGCCCGTGGATGGACTTCATTCTGCCAACTCTGATCTTACGCAGTGAAGAAAAAATGACTCTGGCTATTGGTATTTTCAGTTGGATCACCTCTAACTCGGCCGAAAACTTTACTCTGTTTGCCGCCGGCTCTCTGCTGGTAGCAATACCGATCACTCTGCTTTTTGTCGCGACTCAAAAACACATCACCACAGGCTTAGTGAGTGGTGCAGTAAAAGAATAA
- a CDS encoding carbohydrate ABC transporter permease has protein sequence MLLSQTRMQPMINASVLIMGLTQMRQGHWVKGLVWLFIQLLFIFNIPELSLALKQLITLGDVAQTREGFTIIQGDHSVFLLVEGVIALIAVFVFLCLYALNINDAKSCQPCQVSASEQIKAIYDRQFALLVLSPAMLTSIAFIIMPIVITVLVSFTNYSAPYHIPPRNLVDWVGFKNFIALFELRIWSNTFIGVATWTVMWAILATICTCGFGFVLALALSNKNIKAKKAWRFVFILPYAIPAFVTLLMFRLLLNGVGPVNTTLNSWGFDSVAFLSDPWMAKVTVIAVSVWVGAPYFMLLISGALTNIPQDLYEASEVDGANKFQQFREITLPMVLHQVAPSLVMTFAHNFNNFGAIFLLTAGGPINPEYRFAGHTDILITWIYKLTLDFQQYQIASVISIIIFLFLSVIAIWQFRRMSSFNDDVGMK, from the coding sequence ATGTTGTTGTCTCAAACTCGAATGCAACCAATGATCAACGCTTCAGTTCTTATCATGGGCCTGACGCAAATGCGTCAGGGCCATTGGGTAAAAGGCTTGGTCTGGTTGTTCATTCAGCTACTTTTTATCTTTAACATTCCAGAGCTTAGCCTAGCGTTAAAGCAGCTCATTACTCTCGGCGATGTGGCTCAGACACGCGAAGGCTTCACCATCATTCAGGGCGATCACTCTGTCTTCCTGTTGGTTGAAGGTGTGATTGCTCTGATCGCGGTGTTTGTTTTTCTTTGCCTTTACGCACTTAACATCAATGATGCCAAGTCCTGCCAGCCTTGTCAGGTTTCAGCGTCCGAGCAGATCAAAGCGATATATGACCGACAGTTTGCTTTGCTGGTTCTTTCTCCGGCAATGTTAACCAGTATCGCCTTTATCATTATGCCGATTGTCATCACCGTACTGGTCTCATTTACCAACTACTCAGCGCCTTATCATATTCCGCCACGGAACTTGGTTGACTGGGTCGGGTTTAAGAACTTTATCGCCCTGTTTGAATTGCGAATTTGGTCGAATACCTTTATTGGCGTAGCAACCTGGACAGTGATGTGGGCCATTCTGGCGACTATCTGTACCTGTGGTTTTGGTTTTGTGCTGGCACTGGCGTTGTCCAACAAGAACATCAAAGCAAAAAAAGCGTGGCGCTTCGTTTTTATCTTGCCTTATGCGATTCCCGCTTTCGTTACTCTGCTGATGTTCCGACTGCTATTAAATGGTGTCGGTCCGGTCAATACGACCCTGAATAGCTGGGGCTTTGATTCCGTTGCTTTTCTCTCCGATCCATGGATGGCGAAAGTCACGGTGATAGCGGTCAGCGTCTGGGTCGGTGCTCCCTACTTCATGCTGCTTATTTCAGGAGCCTTAACCAACATTCCTCAAGACCTTTATGAGGCTAGTGAGGTCGATGGCGCCAACAAGTTCCAGCAGTTCAGGGAAATCACCCTCCCGATGGTGTTGCATCAGGTCGCTCCTTCTCTGGTGATGACGTTTGCCCATAACTTCAATAACTTTGGCGCAATTTTCCTGTTAACCGCAGGCGGACCGATCAATCCAGAGTACCGATTTGCAGGGCATACCGACATCTTAATTACCTGGATTTACAAACTCACACTCGACTTCCAGCAGTACCAAATCGCCTCTGTGATTTCGATAATTATTTTCTTGTTCTTGTCAGTGATTGCGATCTGGCAGTTCCGACGGATGTCTTCGTTTAACGATGATGTGGGGATGAAGTAA
- a CDS encoding sugar ABC transporter substrate-binding protein — protein sequence MKTKLLTSQILLTTLVGATAMAQPIEPEPGANLLVWTDHTTVDYMKYAANQFNQDSGYEVAFTFRGLAPIDAASRLIQDGGSARVADVAEIEHDLLGRLVVAGGAMENLVSADHINAHFLQSAVNAANSEGKSYGFPVSFATIALFYNKDLLPQAPESFEQIIEFSKSFNDTKEHKYALLWDVQNYYESRMFLTLYGAYEFGDNGTNAKDIGIASEQAQQGLEAMKKLQAANSANPMDMRNPQVRRGLFSEGKVAAIIDGPWAIQGYEASGVNYGVIPIPTLDGKKPRTFSTVRLAVVSSFTNYPKAAQLFASYLSSDKMLKKRYEMTKSIPPVQAVMEEIIDDADEATYAIIGQGYFADAMPSIPEMGYLWSPMASAMTSLWVNDKSPEKVLKRAVSVIKEQISLQE from the coding sequence ATGAAAACCAAGTTATTGACCAGTCAAATACTGCTCACCACTCTTGTTGGCGCCACTGCCATGGCACAGCCGATTGAACCGGAACCAGGCGCAAATCTGTTAGTCTGGACCGATCACACAACCGTCGATTACATGAAGTACGCCGCCAACCAGTTCAATCAGGATTCGGGCTATGAGGTGGCGTTCACTTTCCGTGGACTGGCACCGATTGATGCCGCTTCACGATTAATTCAGGATGGAGGCTCAGCTCGAGTCGCTGATGTGGCTGAAATTGAGCATGACCTGCTTGGTCGCTTAGTCGTAGCCGGTGGTGCGATGGAAAATCTGGTCTCTGCTGACCACATCAACGCCCACTTCTTACAAAGTGCGGTCAACGCAGCAAATTCTGAGGGTAAAAGCTACGGCTTCCCGGTAAGTTTTGCCACTATCGCTCTGTTCTACAACAAGGATCTTCTGCCACAGGCTCCTGAGTCTTTTGAACAGATCATTGAGTTCTCTAAGTCATTTAATGACACCAAAGAGCACAAATATGCCCTGCTTTGGGACGTGCAGAATTACTATGAATCACGCATGTTCCTGACCCTATATGGAGCTTACGAATTTGGCGATAACGGCACCAATGCCAAAGATATCGGCATCGCCTCGGAGCAAGCACAGCAAGGCTTAGAAGCGATGAAAAAGCTACAGGCCGCAAACAGTGCTAACCCAATGGATATGCGTAACCCTCAGGTAAGACGAGGTTTGTTCAGTGAAGGTAAGGTCGCAGCAATCATCGATGGTCCGTGGGCAATTCAAGGCTACGAGGCTTCCGGAGTGAACTATGGCGTCATTCCAATTCCAACTCTAGATGGCAAGAAACCACGAACCTTCTCAACAGTTCGTCTGGCGGTCGTTTCTTCTTTCACCAACTATCCTAAAGCCGCTCAACTTTTTGCCAGCTACCTAAGTAGCGATAAGATGCTTAAAAAACGCTACGAGATGACGAAATCGATCCCACCAGTTCAGGCTGTTATGGAGGAAATCATCGACGATGCTGATGAAGCTACTTATGCGATCATCGGTCAGGGTTACTTCGCCGACGCTATGCCGTCAATTCCTGAAATGGGTTACTTGTGGTCACCAATGGCAAGTGCCATGACTTCATTATGGGTCAATGACAAGTCACCAGAGAAGGTGTTAAAGCGTGCCGTGTCAGTGATCAAAGAACAGATCAGTTTACAGGAGTAA